In a genomic window of Nocardiopsis mwathae:
- a CDS encoding DUF4395 domain-containing protein, translating to MQVDPRGQRFAAVLTTVVLALVLITGSAWLLALQALAFAVAVVFGVRNSPYARLFARVVRPRIGAPEELEDAAPPRFAQGVGLAFALVGLLGYLFVGAWLGITATAFALFAAFLNAAFGFCLGCEMYLLLRRLPLPGRAA from the coding sequence ATGCAGGTCGACCCCCGCGGACAGCGATTCGCCGCCGTACTCACCACCGTCGTTCTCGCCCTCGTCCTGATCACCGGTAGCGCGTGGCTACTGGCCCTTCAGGCGCTGGCGTTCGCCGTCGCCGTGGTCTTCGGCGTCCGCAACTCGCCCTACGCCCGCCTCTTCGCCCGCGTCGTGCGCCCCCGCATCGGTGCCCCGGAGGAGCTGGAGGACGCGGCCCCGCCGCGCTTCGCCCAGGGGGTGGGGCTGGCCTTCGCCCTCGTGGGGCTGCTCGGCTACCTGTTCGTCGGTGCCTGGCTCGGGATCACCGCCACGGCCTTCGCTCTCTTCGCCGCATTCCTCAACGCCGCCTTCGGCTTCTGCCTGGGCTGCGAGATGTACCTGCTGCTCCGCCGCCTGCCCCTCCCGGGCAGGGCCGCCTGA
- a CDS encoding MurT ligase domain-containing protein: MSELPLRAQLAAVLGKGAATLSRATGRGDGSVIGGRVALKVEPDLLAKLARGRRLTLVSATNGKTTTTRLIASALRELGDIATNEHGANMPTGHITALANSPEARNGVLEVDEKYLPQVLRQTNPAVVVLMNLSRDQMDRASEINLLAKKWRDALSRSEAHVVANADDPLVAWAGLGARHATWVAAGQRWKEDSWCCPECGGHLKRDPDPHWECPECGLRRPEATWAVDNDNDTVTDSNGQPMRLELGLPGDANRANAAIAMATAAAYGIHPKQSLPRLREIRSVAGRYTSVVTDGVEVRLLLAKNPAGWLESFAVLSRPHVPVLLSVNAQIPDGKDTSWLWDVDYTVLRGRRVFVMGERRTDLALRLETDGVPFEIADTVGDVVTRLKSEQSGITMVDVIANYTAFQQIRTAYGRVQ; the protein is encoded by the coding sequence ATGAGCGAACTTCCCTTGCGCGCCCAACTGGCCGCGGTCTTGGGCAAGGGCGCGGCCACGCTGTCCCGGGCCACCGGGCGCGGCGACGGTTCCGTCATCGGCGGCCGGGTCGCGCTCAAGGTCGAGCCGGATCTGCTCGCCAAGCTCGCCCGCGGGCGAAGGCTGACGCTGGTCAGCGCGACCAACGGCAAGACCACGACGACCCGGCTGATCGCGTCGGCGCTGCGCGAACTCGGCGACATCGCGACCAACGAGCACGGCGCGAACATGCCGACCGGCCACATCACCGCCCTGGCGAACTCGCCGGAGGCCCGCAACGGCGTCCTTGAGGTCGATGAGAAGTACCTGCCGCAGGTGCTGCGGCAGACCAACCCGGCCGTCGTCGTGCTGATGAACCTGAGCCGCGACCAGATGGACCGCGCCTCGGAGATCAACCTCCTCGCCAAGAAGTGGCGCGACGCGCTGAGCCGCAGCGAGGCACACGTCGTCGCCAACGCCGACGACCCCCTCGTCGCGTGGGCGGGCCTGGGCGCGCGGCACGCCACCTGGGTGGCGGCGGGCCAGCGCTGGAAGGAGGACTCCTGGTGCTGCCCGGAGTGCGGTGGCCACCTCAAGCGCGATCCCGACCCGCACTGGGAGTGCCCTGAGTGCGGCCTGCGCCGCCCGGAGGCCACCTGGGCGGTCGACAACGACAACGACACGGTCACCGACTCCAACGGGCAGCCGATGCGGCTGGAGCTCGGCCTGCCCGGTGACGCCAACCGTGCCAACGCGGCCATTGCCATGGCCACCGCCGCCGCCTATGGAATCCACCCCAAGCAGTCGCTGCCGCGGCTGCGTGAGATCCGCTCGGTGGCCGGGCGCTACACGTCCGTCGTCACCGACGGCGTCGAGGTGCGGCTGCTGCTCGCGAAGAACCCGGCCGGGTGGCTGGAGTCGTTCGCCGTCCTCAGCCGGCCGCACGTGCCGGTGCTCCTGTCCGTCAACGCGCAGATCCCCGACGGCAAGGACACCTCGTGGCTGTGGGACGTCGACTACACGGTGCTGCGTGGGCGGCGCGTGTTCGTCATGGGTGAGCGCCGCACCGACCTGGCGCTGCGGCTGGAGACCGACGGCGTGCCGTTCGAGATCGCCGACACTGTCGGCGATGTCGTCACCCGGCTCAAGTCGGAGCAGTCCGGTATCACCATGGTCGACGTCATCGCCAACTACACGGCCTTCCAGCAGATCCGCACGGCCTACGGCCGTGTGCAGTAG
- a CDS encoding DUF1416 domain-containing protein, whose product MSDKGCGAPVGGVALADVDAGDQAVIQGVVTRDGAPLRGAYARLLNTSGDFAGEVATGDEGTFRFFAADGDWKVRVLASQGFTAEYAVQAEVGKVIDLKVEA is encoded by the coding sequence GTGAGTGACAAGGGATGCGGCGCGCCGGTCGGCGGCGTCGCACTGGCCGACGTGGACGCCGGCGACCAGGCGGTGATCCAGGGCGTCGTGACCCGCGACGGCGCCCCGCTGCGCGGTGCCTATGCACGGCTGCTCAACACCTCCGGCGACTTCGCCGGTGAGGTCGCCACCGGCGACGAGGGAACGTTCCGCTTCTTCGCCGCCGATGGGGACTGGAAGGTCCGCGTGCTCGCCTCGCAGGGCTTCACCGCCGAGTACGCGGTCCAGGCCGAGGTCGGCAAGGTCATCGACCTGAAGGTCGAGGCCTGA
- a CDS encoding sulfurtransferase → MSRSDVLVDADWVEAHLNDPDVVLVEVDEDTSAYDKGHIPNAIKIDWKKDLQDPVRRDFIDKTGFEKLLSERGISNDDTVVLYGGNNNWFAAYAYWYFRLYGHQKVRLLDGGRKKWELDSRELVEAVPERAVTDYKAQDQDTSIRAFRDEVVSAIGTKDLVDVRSPDEFVGRLLAPAHLPQETSQRPGHIPTARNIPWAKTANEDGTFKSDEELRELYTEAGVDLNKDIIAYCRIGERSSHTWFALHELLGLDNVKNYDGSWTEYGSLVGVPIELGEAK, encoded by the coding sequence ATGAGCCGCTCCGACGTCCTTGTGGACGCCGACTGGGTGGAGGCTCACCTGAACGACCCTGATGTCGTTCTCGTGGAGGTCGACGAGGACACCTCGGCCTACGACAAGGGGCACATCCCCAACGCCATCAAGATCGACTGGAAGAAGGACCTCCAGGACCCGGTCCGGCGCGACTTCATCGACAAGACCGGCTTCGAGAAACTCCTCTCCGAGCGCGGCATCTCCAACGACGACACCGTCGTCCTCTACGGCGGCAACAACAACTGGTTCGCCGCCTACGCCTACTGGTACTTCCGCCTCTACGGGCACCAGAAGGTGCGGCTGCTCGACGGCGGCCGCAAGAAGTGGGAGCTCGACTCCCGCGAACTGGTGGAGGCCGTGCCGGAGCGGGCCGTGACCGACTACAAGGCCCAGGACCAGGACACCTCGATCCGGGCGTTCCGCGACGAGGTCGTGAGCGCCATCGGTACCAAGGACCTGGTGGACGTCCGCTCTCCCGACGAGTTCGTGGGCCGCCTGCTGGCGCCCGCGCACCTGCCGCAGGAGACCTCGCAGCGGCCGGGCCACATCCCGACCGCCCGCAACATCCCGTGGGCCAAGACCGCCAACGAGGACGGCACGTTCAAGTCCGACGAAGAGCTCCGCGAGCTCTACACCGAGGCCGGGGTGGACCTGAACAAGGACATCATCGCCTACTGCCGCATCGGCGAGCGCTCGTCGCACACCTGGTTCGCCCTGCACGAGCTGCTCGGTCTGGACAACGTGAAGAACTACGACGGATCGTGGACCGAATACGGCTCGCTGGTGGGCGTGCCGATCGAACTCGGGGAGGCCAAGTGA
- a CDS encoding type 1 glutamine amidotransferase, translating to MSDSSSALRIVWIYPDLLSTYGDKGNVLVLRRRAELRGIPVEEVHVHSSDPVPAEGDIYLLGGGEDRPQILAAERLRADGGLKRAAERGACVFSVCAGYQIIGETYGDDADNPLPGVGIMDIRSGRGETRGVGEIVADVDPALGVGRITGFENHQGRTAIGASATPLSQVVTGVGNDGRTEGAYQGQILGTYLHGPALPRNPALADLLLRWRVGQIPPLDPSWGERLHEERLAAAL from the coding sequence ATGAGTGACTCCAGCAGCGCCCTGCGCATCGTCTGGATCTATCCCGACCTGCTCAGCACCTACGGCGACAAGGGCAACGTGCTGGTGCTGCGCCGCCGCGCCGAGCTGCGCGGAATCCCGGTCGAGGAGGTGCACGTGCACTCCAGCGATCCGGTCCCGGCCGAGGGCGACATCTACCTGCTGGGCGGAGGCGAGGACCGGCCGCAGATCCTCGCGGCCGAGCGGCTGCGCGCCGACGGCGGCCTCAAGCGGGCGGCGGAGCGCGGCGCCTGCGTCTTCTCGGTCTGCGCGGGTTACCAGATCATCGGCGAGACCTACGGCGACGACGCCGACAATCCGCTGCCGGGTGTGGGGATCATGGACATCCGTAGCGGCCGCGGCGAAACCCGGGGTGTCGGCGAGATCGTGGCCGACGTCGACCCGGCGCTGGGGGTCGGGCGGATCACCGGATTCGAGAACCACCAGGGCCGCACCGCCATCGGGGCGTCGGCCACACCCCTGTCGCAGGTCGTGACGGGCGTCGGAAACGACGGCCGGACCGAGGGTGCCTACCAGGGCCAGATCCTGGGCACCTACCTGCACGGCCCCGCGCTCCCGCGCAACCCCGCCCTGGCCGACCTGCTGCTGCGGTGGCGTGTCGGGCAGATCCCGCCGCTGGATCCGTCCTGGGGCGAGCGGCTGCACGAGGAGCGGCTCGCCGCAGCGCTGTAG
- a CDS encoding putative leader peptide → MTSADPARTIVSVTSPTDALLTKRRAVDFCRVAAALCRASR, encoded by the coding sequence GTGACATCGGCGGATCCAGCCCGTACGATCGTCAGCGTGACCTCTCCGACAGATGCGCTTTTGACGAAGCGACGCGCCGTGGACTTCTGCCGCGTCGCCGCCGCACTCTGTCGCGCTTCCCGCTAG
- a CDS encoding TlpA family protein disulfide reductase has product MSTVDTMVLTADDIGAEPGERATLVQFSTAFCQPCRATRRVLGDVTAMVEGVVHVEIDAESRLDLVRRLDILRTPTVLVLDAEGRIVRRAGGLPRKADVIAALGHAIDGRPDDR; this is encoded by the coding sequence ATGAGCACGGTCGACACGATGGTCCTGACGGCCGACGACATCGGCGCCGAACCCGGGGAGCGGGCCACGCTCGTGCAGTTCTCCACCGCCTTCTGCCAGCCGTGCCGCGCGACGCGGCGGGTGCTCGGCGACGTCACCGCGATGGTCGAGGGCGTCGTCCACGTGGAGATCGACGCCGAGTCCCGGCTCGACCTGGTCCGACGGCTCGACATCCTGCGTACGCCCACCGTCCTCGTCCTGGACGCCGAGGGCCGGATCGTCCGCCGCGCCGGCGGTCTGCCGCGCAAGGCGGACGTGATCGCGGCGCTCGGGCACGCGATCGACGGACGGCCTGACGATCGTTGA
- a CDS encoding LmeA family phospholipid-binding protein: MRKFLVFILIFLLVMIVVADRGLHSAAQNEIAKRVSQQYEMASEPEVTIGGFPFLTQAIGGEYSEINIVTGAMTINDVNFDRLDITARDVEAPIADLMSEPSVVARSADATVMLPYSELQSRLPQGIVIENQDGKPRMSGDLALPGGISEEVSADLEVSIDGDVINVTPRNVQIRELPIDLGPVVEERLTVGFQVPPMPFDLQVTEIEALPNGVQVSAHATDVRLVGAAGDR; the protein is encoded by the coding sequence ATGCGTAAGTTTCTCGTCTTCATCCTGATCTTCCTGCTGGTGATGATCGTGGTCGCCGACCGCGGGCTGCACTCCGCCGCGCAGAACGAGATCGCCAAGCGTGTGAGCCAGCAGTACGAGATGGCCTCGGAGCCCGAGGTCACCATCGGCGGGTTCCCGTTCCTCACCCAGGCGATCGGCGGGGAGTACTCCGAGATCAACATCGTCACCGGTGCGATGACGATCAACGACGTCAACTTCGACCGTCTCGACATCACCGCGCGCGACGTCGAGGCGCCCATCGCCGACCTGATGTCCGAGCCGAGCGTCGTCGCCCGCTCCGCCGACGCCACGGTGATGCTGCCCTACAGCGAGCTGCAGTCGCGGCTGCCGCAGGGCATCGTCATCGAGAACCAGGACGGCAAGCCGCGGATGTCCGGCGACCTCGCGCTGCCCGGCGGCATCAGCGAGGAGGTGTCGGCCGACCTGGAGGTGTCCATCGACGGCGACGTCATCAACGTGACCCCGCGCAACGTCCAGATCAGGGAGCTCCCCATCGACCTCGGCCCGGTGGTCGAGGAGCGGCTGACCGTGGGCTTCCAGGTCCCGCCGATGCCGTTCGACCTGCAGGTCACCGAGATCGAGGCGCTGCCCAACGGCGTGCAGGTGTCGGCCCACGCCACCGACGTCCGACTCGTCGGCGCCGCGGGGGACCGGTAG